The following proteins are encoded in a genomic region of Natronorubrum halophilum:
- a CDS encoding LLM class flavin-dependent oxidoreductase produces the protein MKLGTGLFTAQRRPDDDRDSSELYDEILTLTREIENAGLDSAWVSEHHFAADGYLSGTMPTLGAMAAETTALEIGSCVALGPLYDPIRLAEDAATVDLLADGRLTLGLAIGSNPREFDVFGVPRDERADRLEDLVPFLRAGWSAGDLEYDSSFHDVPTDVSITPKPPGESVPIVLGGGAKPAVRRAARTADGWCAPSSLSVEGVRKRVEDIRRVREQERIPSDCTIYALQHGWVGDSREDAWETMRDGYFYIQRRYQEIFSGESVDELEAERKAELKEQAIFGTPEQVVDELERYRDALGDESHFIFRTYYPGVGTDELIDCVHRLGNDVAPELE, from the coding sequence ATGAAACTCGGGACGGGCCTGTTCACCGCCCAACGGCGGCCCGACGACGATCGCGACTCGAGCGAGCTGTACGACGAGATTCTGACGCTGACCCGCGAAATCGAAAACGCGGGGCTCGACAGCGCGTGGGTGTCGGAGCACCACTTCGCCGCCGACGGGTATCTCTCCGGGACGATGCCGACCCTGGGGGCGATGGCCGCCGAGACGACCGCCCTCGAGATCGGCAGCTGCGTCGCGCTCGGCCCGCTGTACGATCCGATTCGTCTCGCGGAGGACGCCGCGACCGTCGACCTGCTCGCGGACGGACGACTAACGCTCGGGCTGGCGATCGGATCGAATCCGCGGGAGTTCGATGTCTTCGGCGTTCCGCGGGACGAGCGAGCCGATCGCCTCGAGGATCTCGTCCCCTTCCTCCGGGCCGGCTGGAGCGCGGGCGACCTCGAGTACGACTCGTCGTTTCACGACGTGCCGACGGACGTCTCGATCACGCCCAAGCCGCCCGGCGAGTCGGTGCCGATCGTGCTCGGCGGCGGCGCGAAACCGGCGGTCCGGCGCGCCGCGCGAACGGCTGACGGCTGGTGTGCCCCGTCATCGCTCTCCGTCGAGGGCGTCCGCAAGCGCGTCGAGGATATCCGTCGGGTGCGCGAGCAAGAGCGCATTCCGAGCGACTGTACGATCTACGCCCTCCAACACGGCTGGGTCGGCGACTCCCGCGAGGACGCCTGGGAGACGATGCGCGACGGCTACTTCTACATCCAGCGGCGCTATCAGGAGATCTTCTCCGGCGAGTCCGTCGACGAACTCGAGGCCGAACGCAAGGCGGAACTGAAAGAACAGGCGATCTTCGGCACCCCGGAACAGGTGGTCGACGAACTCGAGCGCTATCGCGACGCCCTCGGCGACGAGAGCCACTTCATCTTCCGGACCTACTATCCGGGCGTCGGGACCGACGAACTGATCGACTGCGTCCATCGGCTCGGAAACGACGTCGCTCCGGAGCTCGAGTGA
- a CDS encoding PaaI family thioesterase, protein MDIEAFFEGMPFASLLGIDVTDCADGHAEGRLEMSDELSWNEDQLMAHGGVTFTLADTVGGAALVSMVDQPVPTIDMRIDYLSAGTGDLYAEADVVRCGSDVGVVDVDVYAEDDDTHIADARGVYKTG, encoded by the coding sequence ATGGATATCGAAGCCTTCTTCGAAGGGATGCCTTTCGCATCCCTGCTCGGAATCGACGTGACCGACTGCGCCGACGGCCACGCCGAGGGCCGCCTTGAGATGAGTGACGAACTCTCGTGGAACGAAGACCAGTTGATGGCCCACGGCGGCGTCACGTTCACGCTCGCGGATACCGTCGGCGGCGCGGCGCTGGTCTCGATGGTCGACCAGCCCGTGCCGACGATCGACATGCGAATCGACTACCTGTCGGCCGGAACGGGCGACCTCTACGCGGAAGCGGACGTCGTTCGCTGTGGCAGCGACGTCGGCGTCGTCGACGTCGACGTTTACGCGGAAGACGACGATACCCACATCGCGGACGCCCGTGGCGTCTACAAGACCGGGTAA
- the paaK gene encoding phenylacetate--CoA ligase PaaK — protein MADTTQHRSRDELRELQSDRLRDIVEYARENVPFYRETLDDAGISPADVDSIEDIRSLPFTTKADFRETYPDGLFAVDDAELRRIHASSGTTGKPKIVSYTDADLELWNEVMARSLAAAGLDSSDTVQNAYGYGLFTGGLGFHAGAEALGATVIPTGSGNTQRQVELARDLESDALCCTPSYALYFAETAEEMGVDPRELPLSTVLYGAEPCTEPMREAIEERLGVRGYENYGLSELIGPGVAVECAAQEGLHIWEDHFYPEVIDPHTGEPVPEGEEGELVLTSLTKEALPVLRYRTGDLTTLTSEQCACGRTVARMDGVTGRADDLLIVRGVNCYPSQIESVVLEFDAVAPYYRIDLYRDDNLDRLELTIELEDEFDGDRDRLRSEILDRLGNALSFTPDDLELAEYGTIERTEVGKVKRVYDHR, from the coding sequence ATGGCAGACACTACCCAGCACAGATCTCGCGACGAACTGCGGGAGTTGCAGTCGGACCGACTTCGTGACATCGTCGAGTACGCCCGCGAGAACGTGCCGTTCTACCGCGAGACGCTCGACGACGCCGGGATATCTCCCGCGGACGTCGACTCGATCGAGGACATCCGGTCCCTGCCGTTTACGACGAAAGCCGACTTCCGCGAGACGTACCCCGACGGTCTGTTCGCCGTCGACGACGCCGAACTCCGGCGGATCCACGCCTCCTCGGGGACGACCGGGAAACCCAAGATCGTTTCCTACACCGACGCCGACCTCGAGCTGTGGAACGAGGTGATGGCCCGCTCGTTGGCCGCGGCGGGACTCGACTCGAGCGATACGGTACAGAACGCCTACGGCTACGGCCTGTTCACGGGCGGGCTGGGGTTTCACGCCGGAGCCGAGGCGCTCGGCGCGACGGTGATTCCGACCGGGAGCGGTAACACCCAGCGGCAGGTCGAACTCGCGCGCGATCTCGAGAGCGACGCGCTCTGCTGTACGCCGTCGTACGCCCTCTACTTTGCCGAGACGGCCGAAGAGATGGGCGTCGATCCGCGCGAACTCCCGCTCTCGACGGTGCTCTACGGAGCCGAACCCTGTACGGAACCGATGCGCGAGGCGATCGAGGAGCGACTCGGCGTCAGAGGGTACGAGAACTACGGGCTCTCCGAACTGATCGGTCCCGGCGTCGCCGTCGAATGCGCGGCCCAGGAGGGATTGCACATCTGGGAGGACCACTTCTACCCCGAAGTGATCGATCCCCACACCGGCGAGCCGGTTCCCGAAGGCGAAGAGGGCGAACTCGTCCTGACGTCGCTGACGAAGGAGGCGCTGCCCGTGCTTCGGTACCGCACTGGCGATCTCACGACGCTCACGTCCGAACAGTGCGCGTGCGGACGAACGGTGGCGCGCATGGACGGCGTCACCGGCCGGGCCGACGACCTGCTCATCGTCCGCGGCGTCAACTGCTATCCGAGTCAAATCGAATCCGTCGTCCTCGAGTTCGACGCGGTTGCCCCCTACTACCGCATCGACCTCTATCGCGACGACAACCTGGATCGCCTCGAGCTCACGATCGAACTGGAAGACGAGTTCGACGGCGACCGGGACCGACTTCGAAGTGAGATCCTCGACCGGTTGGGGAACGCGCTCTCGTTTACGCCCGACGATCTCGAGTTAGCCGAGTACGGCACGATCGAACGCACCGAAGTCGGGAAGGTCAAACGAGTCTACGATCACCGCTGA
- the paaE gene encoding 1,2-phenylacetyl-CoA epoxidase subunit PaaE, with protein sequence MRRTLDPSVTTSGDATGAECPYCESTDTVREHPKGPSLCRSMHYCNSCDQPFEKFE encoded by the coding sequence ATGAGACGGACTCTCGATCCGAGCGTCACGACGAGCGGGGACGCGACGGGTGCCGAGTGTCCCTACTGCGAGTCGACCGATACCGTCCGCGAACACCCGAAGGGACCGTCGCTCTGTCGGTCGATGCACTACTGCAACAGTTGCGACCAGCCGTTCGAAAAGTTCGAGTGA
- the paaD gene encoding 1,2-phenylacetyl-CoA epoxidase subunit PaaD, giving the protein MSSNISDDTDATPCAYTDYRAGEASDDLPATGDDATGLAADVWDALYGIEDPEMPISIVDLGLIYGVGVDDGVVTVDMTLTYSGCPARDMLTTDVEDAVAAVDGVKDAALRLVWSPEWTVDMVTEQGKDDLREFGLSI; this is encoded by the coding sequence ATGAGTAGCAACATATCCGACGACACCGACGCCACGCCCTGTGCGTACACCGACTACCGCGCGGGCGAGGCGAGCGACGACCTCCCCGCGACCGGCGACGACGCGACCGGCCTCGCGGCCGACGTGTGGGACGCCCTCTACGGGATCGAAGACCCGGAGATGCCGATCAGCATCGTCGATCTCGGCCTGATCTATGGCGTCGGCGTCGACGACGGCGTCGTGACCGTCGACATGACGCTCACCTACTCGGGGTGTCCCGCTCGAGACATGCTCACGACGGACGTCGAAGACGCGGTCGCCGCCGTCGACGGCGTGAAGGACGCCGCGTTGCGACTCGTCTGGAGTCCGGAGTGGACCGTCGACATGGTGACCGAACAAGGCAAAGACGACCTGCGGGAGTTCGGGCTCAGCATATGA
- the paaC gene encoding 1,2-phenylacetyl-CoA epoxidase subunit PaaC, with translation MATNLENPEELNERERVALETLLKRLADDEFVLAERYTEWQVRAPSLESDLALANIAQDELGHARLWYDVLGDVGLEERELVYERDPADFRHSTLVELPFEEGNWADAILRSYLYDVAEEIRLEALVDSTHPKIADRVGKIQSEEEYHLEHAQNWLERLADEGESHERLQKALDRLFPHALTLFEPVDHDVEEDIVDLGLRDATLEEMGEEWLSIVVPYLESLGLEVPVDGRVDDEDDEFEFEVTEEMLPEERGRDGTHTDAWVDLYDEFTHTYSDLGRTETTRIMDKPE, from the coding sequence ATGGCGACGAACCTCGAGAACCCCGAGGAACTGAACGAGCGCGAGCGGGTCGCCCTCGAGACGCTGCTGAAACGGCTGGCCGACGACGAGTTCGTGCTGGCCGAGCGCTACACCGAATGGCAAGTGCGCGCGCCGAGCCTCGAGTCCGACCTCGCGCTGGCGAACATCGCCCAGGACGAACTCGGCCACGCCCGCCTGTGGTACGACGTCCTCGGCGACGTCGGCCTCGAGGAGCGGGAGTTGGTGTACGAGCGCGATCCCGCGGACTTCCGGCACAGCACGCTCGTCGAACTGCCCTTCGAGGAGGGTAACTGGGCCGACGCGATCCTCCGGTCGTACCTGTACGACGTCGCCGAAGAGATCCGACTCGAGGCGCTCGTCGACTCCACCCACCCGAAGATCGCCGATCGCGTCGGCAAGATCCAGAGTGAGGAGGAGTACCACCTCGAGCACGCCCAGAATTGGCTCGAACGGCTCGCCGACGAGGGCGAGAGTCACGAGCGCCTCCAGAAGGCACTCGATCGGCTGTTCCCGCACGCACTCACCTTGTTCGAGCCCGTCGATCACGATGTCGAGGAAGACATCGTCGACCTCGGCCTCCGCGACGCGACCCTCGAGGAGATGGGCGAGGAGTGGCTCTCGATCGTCGTTCCGTACCTCGAGTCGCTCGGCCTCGAGGTGCCGGTGGACGGCCGGGTGGACGACGAAGACGACGAGTTCGAGTTCGAAGTGACCGAGGAAATGCTCCCCGAGGAGCGCGGTCGCGACGGCACCCACACGGACGCGTGGGTCGACCTCTACGACGAGTTCACGCACACCTACAGCGACCTCGGGCGCACTGAGACGACCAGAATCATGGACAAACCGGAGTAA
- the paaB gene encoding 1,2-phenylacetyl-CoA epoxidase subunit PaaB — translation MIWEVFRQEKTGGYHTHCGNVHAPDREMAKQFAAIQHGRRKPTNSLWVVPRDEVGEIDSEDVAFGGTTDKAYRWATAYNTTGQDAREVVESEGEQATAERQRGDD, via the coding sequence ATGATCTGGGAAGTCTTCCGTCAGGAGAAAACCGGCGGCTACCACACCCACTGCGGCAACGTCCACGCGCCGGACCGCGAGATGGCAAAGCAGTTCGCCGCCATCCAGCACGGCCGACGCAAGCCGACCAACAGCCTCTGGGTCGTCCCGCGGGACGAGGTCGGCGAGATCGACAGCGAGGACGTCGCGTTCGGCGGCACGACCGACAAGGCCTACCGCTGGGCGACGGCGTACAACACGACCGGCCAGGACGCCCGCGAGGTCGTCGAATCCGAAGGCGAGCAGGCGACCGCCGAGAGACAGCGGGGTGACGACTGA
- the paaA gene encoding 1,2-phenylacetyl-CoA epoxidase subunit PaaA, whose amino-acid sequence MDLDTVKDRAGPREFSPADDLPEEYRKAATRMIEFHANSEIMGAYLERPFIRQAPSIDRKLACSAKVQDEIGHGQLLYRAAESLGIKTREEMLDDLANGDGKFLNCFHYPMEEWVETPMIAFFVDGAAMRRQATLRRTSWEPYAHAMDKVCFEEGFHVKHGEDILRELMSGSKKEQEMTQDAFEEWWPRIIQFFGPTDDKSTHHDFASAVGLKQQSNDELRNAFLDQYIPKARKYGLEIPDEPRIRERDDGTYEVEEGDLDWDEFFTIAKNDYEPGLGQINGRKAAQEAVQWVRDTIESDATAAGGHAPQAAD is encoded by the coding sequence ATGGATCTGGACACAGTCAAAGACCGAGCGGGGCCCCGGGAGTTCAGCCCCGCCGACGACCTTCCCGAGGAGTACCGGAAGGCGGCGACTCGGATGATCGAGTTCCACGCGAACAGCGAGATCATGGGCGCGTACCTGGAGCGTCCGTTCATCCGGCAAGCCCCGAGTATCGACCGAAAACTGGCGTGCTCCGCGAAGGTTCAGGACGAGATCGGCCACGGGCAGTTGCTCTACCGCGCCGCGGAGTCGCTGGGCATCAAGACCCGCGAGGAGATGCTGGACGACCTCGCCAATGGCGACGGGAAGTTCCTCAACTGCTTTCACTACCCCATGGAGGAGTGGGTCGAGACGCCGATGATCGCCTTCTTCGTCGACGGGGCCGCGATGCGCCGGCAGGCGACGCTCCGACGGACGAGTTGGGAACCCTACGCCCACGCGATGGACAAGGTGTGCTTCGAGGAAGGGTTCCACGTCAAACACGGCGAGGACATCCTCCGGGAACTCATGTCGGGATCGAAAAAAGAACAGGAGATGACCCAGGACGCTTTCGAGGAGTGGTGGCCCCGAATCATCCAGTTCTTCGGCCCGACCGACGACAAGAGCACGCACCACGACTTCGCGTCGGCCGTCGGCCTGAAACAGCAGTCCAACGACGAACTTCGCAACGCCTTCCTTGATCAGTACATCCCCAAAGCGCGAAAGTACGGCCTCGAGATCCCCGACGAGCCACGCATCCGCGAGCGCGACGACGGCACCTACGAGGTCGAAGAGGGCGACCTCGACTGGGACGAGTTCTTCACGATCGCGAAGAACGATTACGAACCCGGGCTCGGCCAGATCAACGGCCGCAAGGCCGCACAGGAGGCCGTCCAGTGGGTCCGCGACACGATCGAGAGCGACGCCACCGCCGCCGGCGGCCACGCGCCGCAGGCGGCCGACTGA
- a CDS encoding helix-turn-helix domain-containing protein — translation MIDECLAVEFRVQNDDCPLSEATRAVDVEIGAQPPQHRSDGYDLLQFGSPKSDRLTRILDDDDRISYLHVSKTDGRYRYRCLSKEPCVVHRLIDGGLIVETLRYRDGAAMIFGAVVGRDVLKGVMEAAGETVGVKLERVYPLQSEAKESPSHRWDLTPAQEECIRAALELGYFSIPRETTSEAVADELGISKSAFLERLRRGEAALFRQLFS, via the coding sequence ATGATCGACGAATGTCTCGCGGTCGAATTCCGGGTTCAGAACGACGATTGCCCGCTTTCGGAGGCGACACGAGCGGTCGACGTCGAGATCGGTGCCCAGCCGCCACAACACCGCAGCGACGGCTACGATCTCCTCCAGTTCGGGTCGCCGAAGAGCGACCGGCTCACGCGCATCCTCGACGACGACGATCGGATCTCGTACCTGCACGTCTCGAAAACCGACGGTCGCTACCGGTATCGCTGTCTGTCCAAGGAGCCGTGCGTCGTCCACCGACTGATCGACGGCGGCCTCATCGTCGAGACGCTGCGGTACCGCGACGGCGCGGCGATGATCTTCGGCGCGGTGGTCGGCCGCGACGTCCTCAAAGGCGTCATGGAGGCGGCCGGCGAAACCGTCGGGGTCAAACTCGAGCGCGTGTACCCCCTCCAGTCCGAAGCGAAGGAATCGCCCAGCCATCGGTGGGATCTCACGCCGGCCCAGGAGGAGTGCATCCGCGCGGCCCTCGAACTGGGCTACTTCTCGATTCCGCGAGAGACCACGTCGGAGGCGGTCGCCGACGAACTCGGCATCAGCAAATCGGCGTTTCTCGAGCGACTCCGTCGCGGCGAGGCGGCCCTGTTCCGACAGCTATTCAGCTAG
- a CDS encoding PaaI family thioesterase produces MADTETVRRRIESDAYCETLGIDLVSLEQGFAETSLEVTDDLTNFHGTPHGGAIYSLADAAFAAASNAEGETAVALETNISYLEAVDVGTVLTATAEETHGGERTAEYEVVVANEGDDRIATFRGRVYKP; encoded by the coding sequence ATGGCAGACACCGAGACCGTTCGACGGCGCATCGAGAGCGACGCCTACTGCGAGACGCTCGGGATCGACCTCGTCTCCCTCGAGCAGGGTTTCGCGGAGACCAGCCTCGAGGTCACCGACGACCTGACGAACTTTCACGGGACGCCCCACGGCGGAGCGATCTACTCGCTCGCCGACGCGGCCTTCGCCGCCGCCTCGAACGCCGAGGGTGAGACGGCGGTCGCACTCGAGACGAACATCTCGTATCTCGAGGCCGTCGACGTCGGGACCGTGCTGACCGCGACGGCCGAGGAGACCCACGGCGGCGAGCGAACCGCCGAGTACGAAGTCGTCGTCGCCAACGAGGGCGACGACCGGATCGCGACCTTCCGCGGACGGGTGTACAAGCCGTAG
- a CDS encoding ABC transporter ATP-binding protein produces the protein MSAYPLLDVDGIDSGYGETQVLRELSLSIDEGEIVSLVGRNGAGKTTTLRTIMGILTPTNGHIGYRGEDISALDATETAKRGLAFVPEGRQIFPELTVRENLELADYGGSPDSDSISVGEALEMFENLQARAGNAGSSLSGGEQQMLAIARALVGGADLILLDEPTEGLAPYIVRDVMDIVRELNERGITVLLVEQNVHVCLELADRNYVINQGEVVYEGTSEALRNDEEILDKYLGVTA, from the coding sequence ATGAGTGCGTACCCGCTGCTCGACGTCGACGGGATCGACTCGGGATACGGCGAGACGCAGGTGTTGCGAGAGCTGTCCCTGTCGATCGACGAGGGCGAAATCGTCTCGCTCGTCGGCCGCAACGGTGCGGGCAAGACGACGACGCTCCGGACGATCATGGGTATTCTCACCCCGACGAACGGCCACATCGGCTACCGCGGGGAGGATATCTCGGCCCTCGACGCCACGGAAACGGCCAAACGGGGACTCGCGTTCGTCCCGGAGGGACGCCAGATCTTCCCTGAGCTAACCGTCCGAGAAAACCTCGAGCTCGCCGATTACGGCGGCTCACCGGACAGCGACTCGATCTCGGTCGGCGAGGCGCTCGAGATGTTCGAGAACCTCCAGGCGCGGGCGGGAAACGCTGGCTCGTCGCTGTCGGGCGGCGAACAGCAGATGCTCGCGATCGCTCGCGCCCTCGTCGGCGGCGCCGATCTCATCTTGCTCGACGAACCGACCGAGGGGCTCGCCCCCTACATCGTCCGGGACGTGATGGACATCGTCCGGGAACTCAACGAACGGGGGATCACCGTCTTGCTGGTCGAACAGAACGTCCACGTCTGTCTCGAACTCGCCGATCGAAACTACGTCATCAATCAGGGCGAGGTCGTCTACGAGGGAACCTCCGAAGCGCTCCGAAACGACGAGGAGATCCTCGACAAGTACCTCGGCGTCACCGCGTAG
- a CDS encoding ABC transporter ATP-binding protein, translating into MAMETTETRQRTAGEPILRTENLVKRFGQFTATDRIDLTVERGEFRSIIGPNGAGKTTLFNLITGALPVTEGAIHFDGEDITSLSSSERVRRGIGRSFQISNIFGGLTVRENVRLAAQSFDRDQYNFLESLFKPVGRYDGMNDRTDRVLERIGLADVADETADVLPYGDKRRLEIGVVLATEPDLVLFDEPTAGMSVEETRATIDLIEEVLVDQTLLLIEHDIELVMELSDRITVLNRGEVLAEGAPAEIAGNEDVQDAYLGGMIE; encoded by the coding sequence ATGGCTATGGAAACGACCGAAACGCGACAGCGAACCGCAGGAGAACCGATTCTTCGGACGGAAAACCTGGTCAAGCGGTTCGGCCAGTTCACCGCGACGGATCGGATCGATCTGACGGTCGAACGCGGCGAGTTCCGGAGCATCATCGGCCCGAACGGCGCCGGCAAGACCACGCTGTTCAACCTCATCACCGGCGCGCTCCCCGTCACCGAGGGCGCGATCCACTTCGACGGCGAGGATATCACGTCGCTCTCGTCGTCCGAACGGGTCCGCCGCGGCATCGGCCGCTCGTTCCAGATCTCGAACATCTTCGGCGGACTCACCGTCCGCGAGAACGTTCGGCTGGCGGCCCAGTCGTTCGACCGCGACCAGTACAACTTCCTCGAGTCGCTGTTCAAACCGGTCGGGCGGTACGACGGGATGAACGATCGAACCGACCGCGTTCTCGAGCGCATCGGGCTGGCGGACGTCGCCGACGAGACGGCGGACGTGCTCCCCTACGGCGACAAGCGTCGCCTCGAGATCGGCGTCGTCCTCGCGACCGAACCCGACCTCGTCCTGTTCGACGAACCGACGGCGGGCATGAGCGTCGAGGAAACCCGGGCGACGATCGACCTGATCGAGGAGGTGCTGGTCGATCAGACGCTGTTGCTCATCGAACACGACATCGAACTCGTCATGGAACTCTCCGACCGCATCACCGTGTTGAATCGGGGCGAAGTCCTCGCGGAGGGCGCGCCGGCGGAGATCGCCGGGAACGAGGACGTTCAGGACGCCTACCTCGGGGGGATGATCGAATGA
- a CDS encoding ABC transporter permease, protein MTTAFLQPLVDGLTIGVVYVLLAAGLSVIFGVMHVINFAHGELFALGAYFALAMIAPFGGMAFFAALFVAPLLVGIVGVAIERYTVRPLYGRNPLYHILLTFGLVLVINDLIYLVWGPGSVSLPIPAVLTGSITVLGVNASVYNAFIIVFGGVMAFAVWASLEYTKYGLIIRAGSQDRQMVRNLGIDIDRYYSLVFGVGAALAAVAGIILGGYQMVSPSMGMSVIIPAFVIVVLGGLGSFKGAVVGGLAVGIIQTLLRTYAPIFEGTVIFLLMIGVLLLRPRGLFGVETEEEGGDLLTGTDGGLLDNRTRKRLGIAMIGLLALVPLGVGTLYSPYAVTLVVEIIIWGLFALSLDFVMGYTGLVSLGHALFYGLGAYAVAIALLHVSQSAFVAIALAIVISAAIAWFVGFLSIRVGGVYFAMITLAFAELFYNMLSRLEITGGSEGLFGVSTYYGVAGVGIDLNDIGVFVGPVALTGQSLFYYIALGALVASFLLTRRMLDSPFGSVLKSIRENEQRATFVGYETNVYKRRAFVISGALAGLAGGLFTLNSGYATPSFAYWLHSGEVIVMVILGGMGTLYGPIIGAGVFFGLEEILTDFTARWRLVLGTIFVLFVIFLPRGLVSLPAELAPYVTGGSGPGPDRTPEESGVRGDD, encoded by the coding sequence ATGACTACCGCGTTCTTACAACCACTCGTCGACGGACTGACGATCGGCGTCGTGTACGTCCTGTTAGCCGCCGGGCTCTCCGTCATTTTCGGCGTCATGCACGTCATCAACTTCGCACACGGCGAACTGTTCGCGCTGGGGGCGTACTTCGCGCTGGCGATGATCGCCCCGTTCGGCGGGATGGCGTTCTTCGCCGCCCTGTTCGTCGCGCCGCTGCTCGTCGGTATCGTCGGCGTCGCGATCGAACGCTACACGGTGCGGCCGCTGTACGGGCGAAACCCGCTGTATCACATCCTGCTCACGTTCGGACTGGTGTTGGTGATAAACGACCTGATCTACCTCGTCTGGGGACCGGGGAGCGTCAGTCTCCCCATTCCGGCGGTTCTTACGGGGTCGATCACCGTGCTCGGAGTCAACGCCAGCGTGTACAACGCGTTCATCATCGTCTTCGGCGGTGTGATGGCGTTCGCCGTCTGGGCGTCCCTCGAGTACACGAAGTACGGACTGATTATTCGCGCCGGTTCGCAGGATCGCCAGATGGTCCGGAACCTCGGGATCGACATCGACCGGTACTACTCGCTGGTCTTCGGCGTGGGCGCGGCGCTCGCCGCCGTCGCCGGGATCATCCTCGGCGGCTACCAGATGGTCAGCCCCTCGATGGGCATGTCAGTCATCATTCCGGCGTTCGTCATCGTCGTCCTCGGCGGTCTGGGCAGCTTCAAGGGCGCCGTCGTCGGCGGTCTCGCCGTCGGCATCATCCAGACGCTCTTGCGGACGTACGCGCCGATATTCGAGGGGACGGTGATCTTCCTGCTGATGATCGGCGTCCTCCTCCTCCGGCCCCGCGGACTGTTCGGCGTCGAAACGGAAGAGGAGGGTGGCGACTTGCTGACCGGTACCGACGGCGGACTCCTCGACAATCGGACCCGTAAACGGCTGGGGATCGCCATGATCGGCCTGTTGGCGCTGGTGCCGCTCGGCGTGGGGACGCTGTACTCGCCGTACGCCGTCACGCTGGTTGTCGAGATCATCATCTGGGGGCTGTTCGCGCTCAGTCTGGACTTCGTGATGGGCTACACGGGACTGGTCTCGCTCGGTCACGCGCTGTTCTACGGCCTCGGCGCGTACGCCGTCGCGATCGCGCTGTTGCACGTGAGCCAGTCCGCCTTCGTCGCAATTGCGCTCGCGATCGTCATCTCGGCGGCCATCGCGTGGTTCGTCGGCTTCCTCTCGATCCGGGTCGGCGGGGTCTACTTCGCGATGATCACGCTCGCGTTCGCCGAGTTGTTCTACAACATGTTGTCCCGCCTCGAGATCACCGGCGGCTCCGAGGGGCTGTTCGGCGTCTCGACGTACTACGGGGTCGCCGGAGTGGGGATCGATCTCAACGACATCGGCGTCTTCGTCGGTCCGGTTGCGCTGACCGGCCAGTCGCTATTCTACTACATCGCGCTGGGGGCGCTCGTCGCCTCGTTCCTGTTGACTCGCCGGATGCTCGATTCGCCGTTCGGGTCCGTGCTCAAATCGATCCGGGAGAACGAACAGCGAGCCACGTTCGTCGGCTACGAGACGAACGTCTACAAGCGTCGCGCGTTCGTGATCAGCGGCGCGCTGGCCGGCCTGGCCGGCGGACTCTTCACCCTCAACTCGGGTTACGCGACGCCGTCGTTCGCCTACTGGCTCCACTCCGGCGAGGTGATCGTGATGGTCATCCTCGGCGGCATGGGAACGCTGTACGGACCGATCATCGGCGCGGGCGTCTTCTTCGGCCTCGAGGAGATTCTCACCGACTTTACGGCTCGGTGGCGGCTGGTTCTCGGAACGATCTTCGTTCTGTTCGTGATCTTCCTCCCGCGGGGTCTGGTCTCGCTGCCGGCCGAACTCGCCCCGTACGTAACGGGCGGCTCCGGACCAGGGCCGGACCGAACGCCGGAAGAATCGGGCGTCAGAGGTGACGATTAA